AACCGTGTACATACCGCATCACGCGGTTATTCGGGAACACAGCGCTACAACACGGCTTCGTGTCGTTTTCAACGCATCCTCGAAAACGGGAAACGGGACATCACTCAACGACCACTTATTGATCGGTCCCAAATTACAAACGGACTTAGCCGCTGTAATTCTTCGATGGCGCCGCTATCGATACGTCTTTATCGCCGACATTGCTAAAATGTACCGGCAGATCTTGGTCGACCACAAGGACGTTGACTATCAACGGATTTTGTGGCGATCTTCTCCCTCAGAACCATTGCGGCATTATCGGCTCTTGACCGTTACGTACGGTACCGGTCCAGCTCCTTATCTTGCTTTACGGGTCCTCCAACAACTCGCTAAGGACGAAGGGTCGAAATATCCTCTCGCGCAGCTGGTTCTTCGCGACCAAATCTATGTGGACGACTGCGTCTTCGGCGCGGACGATCCACGGCTAGCACGTAAAACACGTGACCACGTAACTGCCCTGTTGCAAGAGGGTGGCTTTAAATTGCGCAAATGGGCTAGTAATTGCCCTGCATTAATTGCCGATATCGATCCCTCAGATCATGGTCTTGCTGCCAGCAAACCATTGTTACCAGATGACAATTTAAAGGTCCTTGGTATCAACTGGAATCCCGGGAACGACTCATTTCGTTTCGACATCGGAATTCAAAACGTCATTCCGGCAACAAAACGGGAAATTCTTTCGACAATCGCTCGATTCTACGACCCGCTGGGATGGGCCGCTCCCGTTGTTATCGTGGCAAAAATTCTGATGCAACGCCTCTGGTTGCAGAAGTGTGATTGGGATGAGACCATCCCGACCGAGTTCCGCGAAACGTGGACCACGTATTGCACGCAACTTCCCCTGCTCCGATCTATCGTTCTCCCTCGGTGGACAGGACACGGGTTAAACGTTTTAAAAACAGAACTGCAtggcttcgccgatgcctcgcaAAACGCCTATGCCGCAGTTGTTTACTCTCGCGTTACAACTAACAACGGTGAGATTCTAGTCTCTCTTCTCGCTGCAAAGTCTAAAGTGGCTCCGCTCAAATCCTTCACCATTCCGCGCCTTGAGCTATGCGGAGTTGTACTCCTTTCTCGTCTAATGTCGTTCATAAGAACTTCGTTCGAGGACTCTGCGTGCGAGATGCACGGCTGGACCGATTCCACGATTACTCTCGCATGGATAAGTCAACCCGCGTCTCGTTGGAAAACGTTTGTCGCGAATCGAGTCGCGAACATTCAGGAACTAGTACCAAAATGTCAGTGGCACCATGTTATATCggaagacaatcctgccgactGCGCCTCTCGCGGAATCCACGTCCCTCAGTTTGTGAACCATAGCCTATGGTGGCACGGCCCGAGGTGGCTCAAATCGCCATCTACCTCGTGGCCTTGCGAGACCACTCCGCTCAAGGCAACGACGGAGGAACGGATACCGGTCGCTCTTCACGCAGTCACTGTACCAGAACCGTGGGATCTAGCTACACGATTCTCGAGTTGGCCCAAGCTTCTCCGCGTGACTGCGTATATTTTGCGCTTTATCAAAAGACTACAGTCATACCGTAACCTGTCCGAATCGTCAATCTCGGCCACGGAAGGTCACTCGGAAAATTGTCCAAATCCAAGCGCGCTGCTTCCGATAGAAATTCGACAAGCGCGCACGTATTGGCTGAAACATATTCAACAAACGGTACTTCCGGTTGAATTTCAGCGGTTATACGGTAAGCATCCGCTCCCGCGACAAAGTCCAGTGCTCTCTTTAAACCCGTATCTCGATTCGGAGGGACTGATTCGCGTTGGCGGGCGCCTTCGAAATTCGGCATTACCCGAGGAAACCAAACATCCGATTATCCTTGCCTCGCATCCTCTCGTTTCGCTGCTCATCAGCCATCTGCACCGTAGTTTGCTACACGCAGGCCCTCAACTAACGCTAGCGAAGTTGCGACAAGAATTCTGGCTCCTACGGGCACGTCCTACTGTTCGCCAAGTTTTATACAAGTGCGTGATCTGTGCGCGACAGCGTGCGACAATTCCGTTCGAATTGATGGGAGAGCTTCCGGCGGTACGCGTTACCCGCTCAGAAAGAGCATTCTTACACTGTGGCGTGGACTACGCGGGCCCCATCGCAGTCCGAACGACTCCCGGTCGCGGACATAAATCGACAAAGGCGTATATCgcactttttatatgtatggcgACGCGTGCGGTACACCTCGAATTAGTAGGATCCTATACAACGGATGCGTTCCTAGCGTGCTACGATCGGTTCATCTCGCGTCGCGGTTTACCGGTCGCCATGTATAGCGATAATGGAACCACGTTCCAGGGTGCCGACAAAGAACTGACCACGGCCTTTCGATCCGCCACGCGCGACCCGAATCTCCTTAACAAACTCGCGAGCGATCAGGTAGCATGGCACTTCATTCCTCCCTCCGCtccgcatttcggcggactgtGGGAAGCCGGAATTCGAAGCATGAAACACCATCTTAAACGAGTCATCGGTTCGCACACTCTGACGTTCGAAGAGATGACTACCGTATTATGTCAGATCGAAGCTTGCATGAACTCCCGTCCGATTGCTCCGAGGTCGGAAAATATCGACGATTATACAGCGCTGACCCCGGGTCACTTCCTTATCGGCACGGCGATCACTACTATTCCTACCGTAACTCTGCTCGATGTAAACGATTCGCGCTTGACTCGTTGGCAGCTCTTAAAGAAACTGTACGAAAGTGTTTGGAAAGCGTGGTCGAATGACTATATTCACTCGTTGCAACAACGCACGAAATGGCGCACCGCGAGTCACCTCGCAAAGGTTGGTCGTATCGTCCTTCTCCGAAACGCCCTTGCACCTCCGTGTAAGTGGGAACTTGCGCGGATAATCAAATGTCATCCCGGAGAGGATAACATTATTCGCGTCGTAACAATTAAGACTGCCAACTCGGAGTACAAACGGCCGATCGTCAAACTGTGTTTCCTCCCCGTTGATATCAACGAAACTGATACCCTCGATGCAAAAAACGCGGACGAGACACAGCCCCAAAACAAACAACCGCTccgtcacggcgggcggtcataaaatgtacaaaataggCTAAGACGCGCTACGTAAAGTGTAATTCTCGAGCGTACGCATTTCGCCACGAGGTTCAGCGAAACCTTTTCGTTGTACCTCCCTCCTTTTGTAATCGGATACAACTatccgaggcgggcggtatgttcaggactccaacgttcaaaattgccggtaatcgggtgcgagtttacatatcgatcacgcgcttcgatcgatagcgccgcgttacgattacaaacgttcctgccgttgtcctttgtcttcttgatccagacagcgaacgatcaacacgtatattatctccgcgcctatcgcattcttgtaaccgtctcgcgcaaaacctttcggagtcgacgcttatcgctaccgtgcctatcgcgggattatcgtctccgtagtgaacgtctggtatcgtgaaataaaaaagggttctttttcgtgaccgaacaagtggtaactctttaaatcccgtataccgctgtatatccttgacaggatagttccactatccaaatcaacctcgctgcacgagaaaacaggatttaatagatgataggaaagaatagaggataggatataggactggataggatagaggataggataggatataggatattataggatagaggataggataggatagaggataggataggatagaggataggataggatagaggataggataggatagaggataggataggatagaggataggataggatagaggataggataggatagaggataggataggatagaggataggataggatagaggataggataggatagaggataggataggatagaggataggataggatagaggataggataggatagaggataggataggatagaggataggataggatagaggataggataggatagaggttaggataggatagaggataggataggatagaggataggataggatagaggataggataggatagtggataggataggatagacgataggataggatagaggataggatagtatagaggataggatatgatagaggatattataggataggggataggatacgatagaggataggataggataaaggataggataggatagaggataggataggatagaggataggataggatagaggataggataggatagaggataggataggatagaggataggataggatagaggataggataggataggatagagaataggataggatagaggataggataggatagaggataggataggatagaggataggataggatagaggataggataggatagaggataggataggatagaggataggataggatagaggataggataggatagaggataggataggatagaggataggataggatagaggataggataggatagaggataggataggatagaggataggataggatagaggatagggtgggataggataggatataagatattataggatagagcaaggataggacagaggatacgatattatagacgataggataggatagagaataggataggataggaaagaggataggataggatagaggataggataggatagaggataggataggatagaggataggataggatagaggataggataggatagaggataggataggatagaggataggataggatagatgataagataggatagaggatgaccggtggtcgtgtccaacgtgagggtggtgccccccgttgtcattccgccaccggtcgtcccggcctcgtggatggaggtgacgagcaaggcggcgaagagggccaagaagaagatggccgcggaggaggctgcggcgagagcagtcgcggccgaggcagctgccgccgcttcacggctgcaggctgcgagggagccgagggcggcgggcggcgcacgagtgctgggcggcgcgagcgaggcgaagcccgccgccgggagggacggtggcctgggacgcaccctcagaaccggagcagtggccatcaccatccccgagagctgcaagctcacttattcggaggtgatggccagggcaaaagagagggtggacctcaag
The sequence above is a segment of the Halictus rubicundus isolate RS-2024b unplaced genomic scaffold, iyHalRubi1_principal scaffold0117, whole genome shotgun sequence genome. Coding sequences within it:
- the LOC143363756 gene encoding uncharacterized protein LOC143363756, encoding MGDLKTLLQHQIDAARIVERTLDNFKKIGKAKLTVATVKNRIARLSESFAECQRLHKQLSAVATDAERSTVGYFTQDRFMAVHEIYMETSDYMAETLSRLAAADSSGTDSTPSPAGPVSQPDDDKSRMPTLNLPTFSGAFTCLQGAASDLVENIAITDAGFAIAWDLLVECFENKRLLVTTHLETLYDLPQVHSESADQLRSLRDKANKAIKALQNLDRPVEHWGDLLVFFVTTKLDSESRKAWELKLGDNTDFSITGIGNNAVACRSSTTFTVASCKTDSVYSMSAYVLRSLSNYLPHQVSTGVRLSHIRDLELADDNPFDSAPIELIIGADQYGLLLLEGLRKGPVNEPTAQNTTLGWILSGPVPSFASNAPTSVASFHCNVSGNLDAELRRFWEVEELPFVTRLSPAEQKCEEHFQRTHTRAPNGQYIVRLPFIEGPPIDIGPSLSAANTMFLRQENRLQRNAEHSAEYAQFLREYEALGHMAEVTDTQTVPSLQTVYIPHHAVIREHSATTRLRVVFNASSKTGNGTSLNDHLLIGPKLQTDLAAVILRWRRYRYVFIADIAKMYRQILVDHKDVDYQRILWRSSPSEPLRHYRLLTVTYGTGPAPYLALRVLQQLAKDEGSKYPLAQLVLRDQIYVDDCVFGADDPRLARKTRDHVTALLQEGGFKLRKWASNCPALIADIDPSDHGLAASKPLLPDDNLKVLGINWNPGNDSFRFDIGIQNVIPATKREILSTIARFYDPLGWAAPVVIVAKILMQRLWLQKCDWDETIPTEFRETWTTYCTQLPLLRSIVLPRWTGHGLNVLKTELHGFADASQNAYAAVVYSRVTTNNGEILVSLLAAKSKVAPLKSFTIPRLELCGVVLLSRLMSFIRTSFEDSACEMHGWTDSTITLAWISQPASRWKTFVANRVANIQELVPKCQWHHVISEDNPADCASRGIHVPQFVNHSLWWHGPRWLKSPSTSWPCETTPLKATTEERIPVALHAVTVPEPWDLATRFSSWPKLLRVTAYILRFIKRLQSYRNLSESSISATEGHSENCPNPSALLPIEIRQARTYWLKHIQQTVLPVEFQRLYACYDRFISRRGLPVAMYSDNGTTFQGADKELTTAFRSATRDPNLLNKLASDQVAWHFIPPSAPHFGGLWEAGIRSMKHHLKRVIGSHTLTFEEMTTVLCQIEACMNSRPIAPRSENIDDYTALTPGHFLIGTAITTIPT